Proteins co-encoded in one Nicotiana sylvestris chromosome 7, ASM39365v2, whole genome shotgun sequence genomic window:
- the LOC104226900 gene encoding aspartic proteinase PCS1, with protein sequence MLQWYLIQAVNSHGYIATQPESTNLFSTRTDASSSEGNLAMDTFNIGGSNFSDTIFGCMDSGFSSNSDEDSKTTGLMGMNRGALSFVSQMGFKKFSYCISGSDFNGVLLLGESNFTWVLPLNYTPLVEISLPLPYFDRVAYTVQLEGIKVSDKLLSIPKSVFVPDHTGAGQTMVDSGTQFTFLLGPAYTALRNEFLNQTKATLKVLEDQDFVFQGAMDLCYRVPVNATKLPALPSVSLVFRGAEITVLGERLLYRVPGEIRGNDSIHCFTFGNSELLAIEAYIIGHHHQQNVWVEYDLEKSRIGFAQVRCDVASQRFGLYR encoded by the exons ATGTTACAATGGTACTTGATACAGGCAGTGAACTCTCATGGCTACATTGCAACTCAACCCGAATCAACCAACCTCTTTTCAACCCGAACCG ATGCTTCATCTTCTGAAGGGAATTTAGCTATGGATACGTTTAATATTGGTGGGTCAAATTTTTCGGATACTATATTCGGGTGTATGGATTCGGGTTTCAGTAGTAATTCGGATGAAGATTCAAAGACAACTGGGTTAATGGGTATGAACCGTGGAGCACTCTCATTTGTTTCACAAATGGGGTTTAAGAAGTTTTCATATTGCATTTCGGGATCGGATTTTAACGGCGTTTTGCTTCTTGGTGAGTCTAATTTTACTTGGGTTTTGCCGTTAAATTACACGCCGTTAGTAGAAATTTCACTTCCATTACCTTACTTTGATAGAGTAGCATATACTGTTCAACTTGAAGGTATTAAAGTTTCGGATAAATTACTTTCAATACCAAAATCCGTATTTGTACCCGATCATACCGGAGCGGGTCAAACCATGGTTGATTCGGGTACCCAATTTACATTCCTACTTGGTCCAGCTTATACTGCACTAAGGAATGAGTTTTTGAATCAAACTAAGGCAACTCTTAAGGTTCTTGAGGATCAAGATTTTGTTTTTCAAGGTGCAATGGACTTGTGTTATCGTGTACCTGTTAACGCAACGAAGTTACCTGCATTACCATCGGTGAGCTTAGTATTTCGAGGCGCGGAAATAACGGTTTTGGGAGAGCGGTTGTTGTATCGGGTACCCGGTGAAATTCGGGGCAATGACTCGATACATTGCTTCACGTTTGGAAATTCCGAGCTACTAGCTATCGAGGCGTATATTATTGGTCACCATCATCAACAAAATGTGTGGGTCGAGTATGATCTTGAAAAATCTCGCATTGGTTTTGCTCAAGTACGGTGTGATGTAGCGAGTCAAAGATTTGGTCTCTATCGTTAA